A single genomic interval of Halomonas sp. GT harbors:
- a CDS encoding type I glyceraldehyde-3-phosphate dehydrogenase, producing the protein MANANSTYRIAINGYGRIGQCVLRALVERNHPEIEVVAINELSDLATITYLTRYDTTHGRFPGEVDNDGECLLINGRRIHVLCERDPQALPWAALDIDLVLECSGSFKDRATAEQHLTAGAKRLLFSQPAESDVDTTIVWGINEHELTLSHRILSAASCTTNCLVPLLTVLDEALGLEHGVTTTIHSAMNDQPVIDAYHQTDLRLTRSAMQSIVPVDTGLAVGISRLMPSLSGRFECLHVRVPTINVSAMDAALTVRCDTSAEHVNDLLRCASQQRLAGVLGYTEAPMASIDFNHDPRSGILDATQTRVAGTRLIKLLCWFDNEWGFANRMLDITQRLASLSKSNAR; encoded by the coding sequence ATGGCTAATGCAAACTCGACATATCGAATTGCCATTAATGGTTACGGACGCATTGGCCAATGCGTGTTAAGAGCGTTGGTTGAGCGCAACCACCCAGAAATTGAAGTTGTCGCCATCAATGAGCTATCTGATCTTGCGACGATTACCTACCTTACTCGCTACGATACGACCCATGGCCGTTTCCCTGGCGAGGTAGACAATGACGGTGAATGCCTACTTATCAATGGCCGGCGCATACACGTTCTTTGCGAACGTGACCCACAGGCTCTGCCCTGGGCAGCATTAGACATTGATTTAGTTCTGGAATGCTCAGGTAGTTTCAAGGACCGAGCGACGGCAGAACAGCATTTAACCGCTGGCGCTAAGCGGCTGCTGTTTTCGCAACCCGCCGAAAGCGATGTGGATACGACGATTGTGTGGGGCATCAACGAACATGAGCTCACACTCTCCCACCGCATTCTCTCAGCAGCCTCATGCACCACCAACTGCCTCGTCCCGTTACTCACCGTGCTGGACGAAGCACTGGGGCTTGAACACGGCGTTACCACCACCATCCACTCGGCCATGAACGACCAGCCCGTCATTGATGCTTATCATCAAACGGATCTGCGCCTGACACGCTCGGCCATGCAGTCCATTGTCCCCGTGGATACTGGGCTGGCCGTCGGAATCAGCCGCTTGATGCCAAGCCTGTCCGGTCGTTTTGAATGCCTACATGTGCGCGTGCCAACTATTAATGTCTCTGCCATGGATGCCGCATTGACTGTGCGCTGTGACACGAGCGCCGAGCACGTTAACGACTTACTTAGATGTGCCAGCCAGCAGCGCCTAGCTGGCGTATTAGGCTATACCGAAGCCCCCATGGCATCGATAGATTTTAATCATGATCCACGCTCTGGCATCCTAGACGCCACGCAAACACGGGTCGCAGGGACACGCTTAATTAAGCTGCTGTGTTGGTTTGATAATGAATGGGGCTTTGCCAATCGTATGCTGGATATCACCCAACGGCTGGCATCGCTTTCCAAAAGCAACGCTCGCTAG
- a CDS encoding LrgB family protein: MPTDVLSTLTATPLFAVGLTLAAYLLGNLIFKRLRNPSWLPAILIAALLLAAALVAIGLPYSIYQQGASWLTILLGPATVALGMPLYQQLPRIRELWQPLTLCLPIAAALAACYAIGIAWLMGASPTILASLAAKSVTAPIAIGITEQLGGNVALLMGALLMTGVVTIPFVSVVARLLKINDERIIGFALGLNGHAIGTVRAFELSPTAGAFASLGMSLTGIFTALLLPLAWRLIGTVS; the protein is encoded by the coding sequence ATGCCCACTGACGTGCTGTCCACTCTAACAGCCACACCGCTGTTTGCTGTAGGACTTACACTTGCAGCTTATTTGCTCGGCAACCTGATCTTTAAGCGCTTGCGTAACCCTTCTTGGCTACCCGCTATTTTAATCGCAGCGTTGCTATTAGCAGCGGCACTCGTCGCGATAGGGCTGCCTTATTCGATTTACCAACAAGGGGCCTCATGGCTCACCATTTTGTTAGGGCCGGCGACCGTTGCCTTGGGCATGCCACTCTATCAACAACTGCCGCGCATTCGTGAACTTTGGCAGCCGCTGACACTTTGTTTACCGATCGCCGCCGCACTAGCGGCCTGCTACGCAATAGGCATTGCTTGGCTAATGGGGGCTAGTCCCACTATTTTGGCGTCACTCGCCGCAAAATCAGTCACCGCGCCAATCGCCATCGGCATTACTGAACAGCTCGGCGGCAACGTAGCGTTACTGATGGGGGCACTGTTAATGACAGGAGTGGTTACCATACCCTTCGTGAGTGTCGTTGCTCGGCTGCTGAAAATTAACGATGAGCGCATTATTGGTTTCGCACTGGGTCTTAATGGCCATGCCATTGGCACTGTGCGAGCATTTGAACTAAGCCCAACGGCTGGCGCGTTTGCCTCGTTAGGCATGAGTCTAACCGGTATTTTTACCGCGCTGCTGCTGCCACTCGCTTGGCGGCTGATCGGCACGGTCAGCTGA
- a CDS encoding CidA/LrgA family protein, whose amino-acid sequence MPALNGLLWLISYWLIGEVVIHFSGLPFSSGVVGMLLLCATLAVLGRVPSSLAAAAQPLIALLAMLIMPGVVGVFFILDELAGQWFAILIALLLGTLLSVITTLWLLQRLIGRSDAH is encoded by the coding sequence ATGCCTGCGCTAAATGGTCTGCTATGGCTAATTAGCTATTGGTTAATTGGGGAAGTGGTCATCCACTTCTCCGGTTTACCTTTTTCTTCAGGGGTGGTGGGCATGCTATTGCTATGCGCTACCCTTGCTGTCTTAGGCCGTGTGCCTTCAAGTTTGGCGGCCGCAGCACAACCGTTAATCGCGCTTCTGGCCATGTTGATTATGCCAGGCGTCGTTGGCGTGTTCTTTATTCTGGATGAACTCGCGGGTCAGTGGTTCGCCATACTTATTGCGCTATTGCTAGGGACGTTATTAAGCGTGATTACCACGTTATGGTTATTACAACGGCTAATTGGGCGATCAGATGCCCACTGA